The following DNA comes from Ricinus communis isolate WT05 ecotype wild-type chromosome 10, ASM1957865v1, whole genome shotgun sequence.
GAAGATTCATAAggaatttttagaatttccttaataattaaaacaaattgaaaagttTATAACCCTTACAACAAAAGAATTTAAGTATAAAATGGTTAACAAACTTTAGGTACTAaatgtaaattaaaatatatttaatataaaaagtcaAAGAGAtatggatatatttatttttttattatattaaaacctaactgaaattaaaaagaataaacttATTACtttgttcattttattatatttattattttttaaaataaaaatttaattatctgttttatatttaaattttatattttgtttttatattgaaataaatataacaaactttaaaatatttatagaagaGTAAATTATAATAACCAGTATTATATCATTATCCGATCTTTAAAGACAAATAGCTAAGAAAAATTCGTCAACCATCGATTATTTAAAGCAAATTGTAGGCAGAGTAGAATATTGagtattttctatatcctaaATTAGACATtgattaagttaaaaaaagattaaaaatcaAGTCATTAATAGCTTCATATCTGGCAAAATTGCGCCACTATTAGTCAAAAACGTCAAACCGACAAAAATCCAATGTTTCTCGTACCCACCATTTTCATCACCATCTCTCTGCAACACcactcatcaaaatcaaatcaatattcataaatttgtgGGGACCATCAATTCCAATCCTACAAACATCACAGCCAGGAAATATCACTGAATAAACCCACTGTTCTTAATAGTGGCGGCAGCACCATATCATATAGGCAGAATAATGCAGAGGTCAAACCGTGATGCATATAATGATTCACAATCTTTATATGGAATCGAAAATctttattaaaacaaaaatcaaatgCCATTTAAACTGCTATTTTCAATGAttctttagtttcttttttatttattttctgtgaGCGGTATTAGTATTAGTGATAAGAGTTCAAGAATCTTGCAGCTTCAAAATCCATCATGATGCAGAGATGGAACAGAAAAAGATCCCATTTTCAGTTTGCAGCATTAgtattattaatctttatcGGGTGTTCAATTCTTTACAACGAGAGTAGCATTCCAAGAATCCATGATGACCCACATCATGTCTCTCAAGAACAAGAAACTGCCTTTACTTACATTAAACCAAATCTTGTTAGCCACTCTAAAGATGCTCCTGGTATGCTCTCCTTAACTGGGATTTCCTTGGTTTGTAAATCTCTACTGTGTTTCCGTGCTTTGTTTATTgaatctttcttctttcttggtTAATTTACTTGTAGTTTTAGGATTtaactctttctttctttaagcGATGTTTAATCTTTACttgatcttttctttcttgggctaactttttttttttttgaaaattcttgAATTTGTAGTTTTAGGATTTaaccatttctttcttttggcaTTTCgggattttagagtttttggATAGATTTGTTAGATGCAACCTGACTAAGGAGTACAGTGGTAAGAAAATCAAGTGGATTGACCCGAAACCGAAATTGGGTCGGCGGAGAGAGAGTTTGGAGAGGTGTGATGTGTTTTCTGGAAAATGggtatttgataataaatcaTATCCACTTTACAATGAGTCTGATTGCCCGTACATGTCGGATCAACTGGCATGTCACAAGCACGGAAGGTCTGATTTGGGATACCAGTATTGGAGGTGGCAACCTCACAATTGCAATTTGAAGAGGTATGCTTTTTATTGTTGCTTTCTTTTCAACTCTTAATTTATGACGAACTGAATTTTTCACTTGAGTTTACTTCACTGTGTTTCTCTGCATGAATTGGAATTTTGTTGAATGTAATAAATTAGAACTAAAATGCAGCCTTAGTGATTTTGGTTGAGAATCAAATGCAAATTCTGCGAATGTTGGGGTTTTTCTGTTGGGTAAGACTTGATTAACTGCCTTTGACTTTACCTATCTGCTGCAACAACAGATGGAATGTGACTGAAATGTGGGAGAAGTTGAGAGGGAAGAGACTGATGTTTGTAGGTGATTCACTAAATAGAGGGCAATGGATATCGATGGTCTGTTTGTTACAGTCCGTGATTCCAGCAGATAAGAGATCTATGTCACCAAATGCTCCTCTTACCATATTCAGGGCAGAGGTGAGCCAAAAAGACTAACAATATACAACTTATTAtgagaaggagaagaaaatatatttgtagtatgtttcttttcttcactATTCTTCCAGAAAATGCTGTAGGTCAGTAAAATATCTTTATCATTCTATTTTGCTTTCATTTGTAGGAATACAATGCCACTGTGGAATTTCTTTGGGCTCCACTTCTTGTTGATTCTAATTCTGATGACCCCGTGAATCATAGATTGAGTGAGCGGATAATCCGTCCAGATTCAGTTCTGAAGCATTCAGCAAAATGGGAGCATGCTGATATACTAGTTTTCAACACATACTTGTGGTGGAGGCAAGGCCCTGTTAAACTG
Coding sequences within:
- the LOC8278934 gene encoding protein trichome birefringence-like 35, which translates into the protein MMQRWNRKRSHFQFAALVLLIFIGCSILYNESSIPRIHDDPHHVSQEQETAFTYIKPNLVSHSKDAPEFLDRFVRCNLTKEYSGKKIKWIDPKPKLGRRRESLERCDVFSGKWVFDNKSYPLYNESDCPYMSDQLACHKHGRSDLGYQYWRWQPHNCNLKRWNVTEMWEKLRGKRLMFVGDSLNRGQWISMVCLLQSVIPADKRSMSPNAPLTIFRAEEYNATVEFLWAPLLVDSNSDDPVNHRLSERIIRPDSVLKHSAKWEHADILVFNTYLWWRQGPVKLLWSNEENEVCEELDGLGAMEMAMGSWADWVASNVKSHKKQIFFVTMSPTHLWSREWERGSEGNCYNEKNPVDWDGYWGSGSDLPTMRMVERVLGKLGSKVTVLNVTQLSEYRKDGHPSIYRKFWETLSPEQLSKPTTYSDCIHWCLPGVPDVWNELLFHFL